In Gossypium hirsutum isolate 1008001.06 chromosome D01, Gossypium_hirsutum_v2.1, whole genome shotgun sequence, the genomic window TGGACTAAGAATCATTCGTGATATTAGTATGGAGAAAAGGACTAGCTTACTTGATTTACGGACTGTTTAAAACCAATTAAATTAGACTACAAAACTGATTGAAGcaattaaaatggtaatttaaacaatatatatattaataaacggattaaaatttcaaataaaataaaatacaataactAAATTCTATAAAATTTTAGAGATTAGAAAGGGCTAAAATTCGGTCATACCTTATTTTGTTAGCAACAGTGTTTATCTTTGTACATAGCTAAAAGTATTTTAACCACCAATTAGACAATAAGCACTGGTGGTGTAGTGGTAGAATACAAACTCGCGGGGTTCGATTCCTAGCTGGTGCAATTTCcttctaatatttttagtttcTCTACTTTTTGAATTGATCAATTTTAGCATCTAAACTGTAGTAGTTAAATCTAATTGTTAGTCTTGTATTATACTTACAATTGTAGAATTGATAAGTATTCTCTAATTGGATTATTctaaatcctatatattttttgaaattctagtGTTGACGCAAATGATAATAATTAAtccattaattatatttttagtgagtaatatttGTGGATAACAAGTTGATATGACATTATACATAGGATAATATATTCGGTGCATCATATTTTTGGAAGCAATAGAATTTAATATTTGTCGTTTGGtaaggattaaaattttaaaatttaaaaagtactaGAATTACAGATGACCAAATTAATATATAGGAATTAAATTCAAAACTTTCACAAATTATAGGGATTAATACAAAATTTAACGAATAAAAATTTTCACATCTTTAAATTCAATAGATTGCATGGATAAAAATAAGTATGGTTCTTGATCCAACCCAAAACGAgtgttaattattatttttttggtggaGTTATAGAATTCAAATTTAAGGGCTACATTTAAGTATTTTTggaaatagtttttatttttcgaatttaaaaatttgagtgcagttattaatattgttaaaaagttcatgttaaatttattgactttacattctaatttaattcaaaaaaagaaagaagaagaagcaatgtAATAAACCTAAATTTAATTAAGAATTTTAATGGTGTTGAGAATTCTAAATTTGGGGACGATTGTAAAATGACGccaacaaaaattcaaatttaaaatcttttgaatcCAAAAGATTCAAAAAGTTTAAAATCAAAATGAACTCAACCAAAACCAACCAGGTTAGTTGAACCCTTTTATTTATGTTAATCAATAGTTAATTCTTGAACTTGATAACTCTTCTCAATTTAGtttctgaattttttttggtCCTCGTTAGTACTTGAACTTAGCAATGTGTTTTGGTCTATTTGATGACTTAGCATTTTGAGATTATGTCACATTatcacctaattttttttaaaaattataatttttaggtGATGATATAACACAATATCAAATTATCAAGTCATCACATGATCAAAATTGGGTAAATTTGTCAATGACTAATgctacaaaaaaaattaaaactaaattaaaaaaaaaatcaaatttagggAATAAGTGTTACCTTACCAATTTTCTAGTGATAGAGACGAATTGGACCGGTCCAACTCGTAATTTAGTTTTTTTCCCCCTCCAACCCCATCTACTTAATTCATGTTGAAAATTGAGTTGCGTGTCTCTAGCTGATCCCCGAGGTTAATTACAATTGAATGACGCAATGGGGTAACAACAATCCATGCTCACCTTGGTTGGCGGCTTGAAAGAGTAAGATTATGCCACCAGCATCTGTATAAGCGTCGAGACTTGATATTCCATGTCTTGCTTAGATTTTCTTATATGTTGCACCTTTAATGATTCCCATGTATTCGATGGATTATCTGTTTCATTTTCAGTTCTTTGTATAAGGGGCACCATTGGGCCTTAATTTTAAGTCCTATTGTGGATTGCTGCAAATGTTATTAAGCAAAGCAAGGGGCATTGAGGAGCTACATCACATTCAAAGCAATAATATTGGGTTTTTATAAGGCACACCCCTactttatttgtttgcttatttcTCTCATTGGGGTTTTGGCTTGTGAAGAGATATCTCATGACAACCTTGTTCAAGATGTAGTTAATGCTGTTCTCAGTGCAGCTTTTCAAGGGATATGGCTAGCTGAACATGGTCCTCAAGTTCAGGTTGCACCAACCAAGGCTCTGTACAATGCCTTGGAGCTTTTGAAGAGATCAACTTTGAGAATGAGATGAGCCTTAAATGCAAACACTATTTCAGCTTCCATCAAATGCTGTAAAGGGCGATGAAGAGACTTTAGCTCTCCAAGCAATTGAGTTCTGGAGCTGTGTCTGTGGTGAAGAGATTGAACTTCAGGAGCTTGAGAGTCCTGAAAGTGGTGACTCTGGACCTTCCCATTCTGGTATTCCTAAGAAGGCTTTATTGTCTGCTATTCCTTTATTGTTGGAAACTTTGCTGAAGCAGAAAGAGGATCAAGACCAGGATGATACAGTCACAAACAAATATATGGCTGGTGGGACTTGTCTTGTTCTTGTTGCCAGAACGGTTGGAGGTATGATCTGGATGGTAGTTGAATCTACTCTGTTTGAATTATTTTTCAAGTATAAAATTCTTATATCTGTACTTAAAGCTCCTAAATCGtcctataaaaatttaaaatgaataaataaagtacTCTCAAGTACAAATCCTATACAAGCCTAGTGATACATATAACTATTtagacttgctaacatactatTGATTGAATACAATGCAATCCCTTAAAATCAGCAACTACAAAATAGCGAAGGTAATACACTAATAAAGCCCAATAAGATGAGATATGATGGAGATTCAGTCTTCAAAAATATCCATCATGCAATCTTGAAGGATTCTCCATAGTTTAAGGGTTATAATTATTGAATCCAATAcaatatttaaatgaaattaaacatgtattcCAACCTGTgaataatttgtaaatattgaaaCATATGTAGACACTGAagtgaatattaaataattgcACATGTTTCTACCCAACATGCTCATCTTACTCTTTCTTTTTTGATGGGATCTTAATAATTGAGGTTCCTCTATCTTAGGAAGTTGACCCAACATGCTGATTTTTATAATATACCAACTTTGCACCAACTAtcactaaattaaaatatattgtattgactATTGATGTTCTGAATTGAAGTAAGAAATTGCGTGTCTTCCCACCAGAAATCAACTCAATCATTTTCACATCTACACACGTTTTCATCATATTCActatcatctttttatttttttatttttttatttttctggcATCATGTGAACTTCCAACAGCTTCTCTCTGTTTCCCCCCCCTTATATTCTCAATCTTTCATATAACTCCATAAGCTTCTTCCATTTATTCCTTGCTTCTATTTCCTGAAATTGTTCTACTCACTCTTCTAAAATCAACACCAGGTATGGGTAATATCTTTTCAATCTCACTTTCACTCGATACCATCATTACCCGTTGCTGGGATTGTGCTGCTAGACAGGCAAGTTATATATGCAACCTCGAAGATAACCTCCACGCTTTAAAAAATGAAGTGGAAGAATTGAAGGCGATCATGAGGGATCTGACAAGCAGGGTCAGGGCAGCGGAACATGAGCAGCAACTTAAGCGGCTACCCCAAGTTGATCTTTGGCTTCAGAGGGCTGATTGTGTGGTAACCGATGCTGATCAACTGATTGTCCAAAGTCCTCAGCATGTTGAAAAGTTACGTATGGGAGGTTGTTGTTCCAGGCATCCCAGGTCCACCCACAAGTTAGGTAAGCAAATCGCCAGAATACTCCAAGAGGTAAAACACCTAAAGGAGAATGGAGATTTCAGTGATGTGGCCTGCAAGCCACCAATTCCTTCCGCAACTAAACGACCTTCTGAGCCAACTGTGGGCTTAGAGTCCAATTTCAATCAGGTTTGGAACTGTCTTCAAAAGGAACAAGTGGGAATTATTGGCATATATGGTTTAGGAGGAGTTGGCAAGACAACCCTCCTAAACCAAATCAATAACAAATTCCATGACATGTCCCATGATTACCATGTCATTTGGGCGGTTGCATCGCAAGATCGGCCAATTAAGAAAGTTCAGGACCAGATTGCCGAAAGAATAGGCTTGCTGGCCGAGGGTCTGAAATCTATTGAAGAGAAAGCTGAAGACATCTTCAATGTATTATGTAAAAAGAAGTTTGCATTGTTGTTGGATGATATATGGGAATGGTTTGATCTCACAAGAGCTGGGGTACCTCTTCCAACACAAGAAAATGGCTCTAAAATCATTTTCACAACTCGTCGTCTTGACGTGTGCTGTCAAATGCAACCGAACATGGATAATAATATCAGAGTGGAATGTTTGCCACCAGGAGAAGCTTTCAAACTGTTCGAGGAGAAGGTTGGATCAGAAACCCTTCGAATGCATCCAGATATTTGCAAGTTAGCTGAAGCGGTGGTTGCAGAGTGTGCAGGGCTACCTCTTGCTCTCATTACAATTGGGCGAGCCATGGCATCCAAGAAGACCCCTCGAGAATGGGAATATGCTACAGAAGTTTTAAGGCAATCAACTGCCTCTGTGTTGCCAGGGGTAGGGAAAGAGATGTATCCCAAGTTAAAATTCAGTTATGACTGTTTACCTGATGAAAGGTTCAGGTCTTGTTTCTTGTATTGTTCTTTATATCCAGAAGATTATCTCATCGAAGAAGATGAACTAGTAGATTGTTGGATCGGGGAAGGACTTTTGGACGAGCATACCAATTTGAGCAATGCTAGAAACCAGGGACATTTCATTATAGGTTCTCTTATTGACGCATGCTTATTGGGGAAAGGACCAATTAATGTTGATGTAAAGATGCACGATGTGATTCGTGACATGGCTTTGTGGATTGCTGGTGAATCTGAGAAGGAGAAGTTTTTTGCAAAATCAGGTGTTCAGTTAAAGGAACAACCAAAAGCTAAAAAGTGGGAAGAGGTAACAAGAATGTCGCTGATGGAGAATCAAATTGAAAATCTAACTGAGATATTGGAATGTCCCAATCTCCAAACTTTGTTTCTTGGCAGGAATGATTTGAAGGTAATCATGGAtgatttctttaatttcatgCCGATGCTAAGGGTTCTGGATTTGTCCCATAATAAGAAGTTGGAAGAATTTCCAGTAGGAATTGCAAAGTTGGTTTCACTAGAACATCTCAATTTGTCATGGACAGGAATAAAAAAGTTGCCAGTCGAATTGAAGACCCTAGCAAAgctgaaatatttgaatttggagTGGACAGTGGATCTAGAAAGGATCCCACAACAATTGATATCCAGTTTCTCCAAGTTGCAAGTACTGAAAATGGAGGGATGTGGCTTTGGATGTTTGGTTTTGGAGGAAATGGAGCATTTACAATATTTGAATGTGTTGACTCTTACTTTTACATGCGCTTCGGAGTTGGAAAAAGCTTCGAGGTTCAACAAGTTCTTTAGCTGTGCCATTGAACATGTAAGCCTTCTAGGTTTCAGAGATTCAAGATCATTGAATATTATGGCTTTAGCAAAACTGCAGAATCTATGTACTTTAAGGCTCTTGAGTTGTATGGATCTAGAGGAAGTGAAGATCGAACGTAACATAGTTGAAGGTGCAGGATGCTTCCATAGCCTTCGATATGTAACCGTAGACAAATGCAATCATTTGAAAGATGTGAGTTGGGTAACTTTTGCTCCACATTTGGAACAACTATATATATTGGAATGCCAAGGTTTAGAAGAAATCATCAGTGAAGAAAAACTTGGTGAAGTCGCTGAGCTAAAAGGAAATTCAAACTTATTTTCTAAGCTCGAGCGTTTGGCGCTATATCATCTGCACAAATTAAGCACAATATATTGCCATCCTCTGCCTTTCCCACAGCTGCTGGAAGTATGCATTATGGAATGCCCAATGTTAAAGAAGCTGCCACTAAACTCCAATAGTGCAAAAGGACAGAGGCTTATCATTGAAGGAGAGGAGGGATGGTGGAAAGATGTAGGATGGGAGGATGAATCCACTAAAATTGCTTTTCTCCCCACTTTCAAACCTCTTATATTGTAAGAAATGTTGGATACTAATTAAGGGTTAAAACCATTATTGTATCATAACATGTGTCATTGCAAGTTCTATTTTGTTTATCCCTAAATTAcatgtttgattttttattttacacaatgaCGTTGTTctgtatataaaataaaatgtttgaattTGAGAATATATGATGTTAATGAATGATAATTTGAAATATAACTCTCAACACATCacatcattttcttttaattctataactaaaaattttgataattatagtaaaattaaaacttttcctATTCTGTACATTTAAAAATGAGATCATTTTTCTCATAGGAGAGTATACCATAAACgagttaattataaatttttaattttaaaaagagaaaaaataagtttaaatataATTGAGTTTCATTCAAAATAGATGTAATCATAAGAGGAGGTGTTTCATAAacataatatcaataaataaaaaatttatgatgTAAGATTAGATACTAAATATTGATAATTATATTGAGTGACATAATATAAATGctacaatatttcaatatttgtatattaaaattc contains:
- the LOC107928847 gene encoding disease resistance protein SUMM2, which produces MGNIFSISLSLDTIITRCWDCAARQASYICNLEDNLHALKNEVEELKAIMRDLTSRVRAAEHEQQLKRLPQVDLWLQRADCVVTDADQLIVQSPQHVEKLRMGGCCSRHPRSTHKLGKQIARILQEVKHLKENGDFSDVACKPPIPSATKRPSEPTVGLESNFNQVWNCLQKEQVGIIGIYGLGGVGKTTLLNQINNKFHDMSHDYHVIWAVASQDRPIKKVQDQIAERIGLLAEGLKSIEEKAEDIFNVLCKKKFALLLDDIWEWFDLTRAGVPLPTQENGSKIIFTTRRLDVCCQMQPNMDNNIRVECLPPGEAFKLFEEKVGSETLRMHPDICKLAEAVVAECAGLPLALITIGRAMASKKTPREWEYATEVLRQSTASVLPGVGKEMYPKLKFSYDCLPDERFRSCFLYCSLYPEDYLIEEDELVDCWIGEGLLDEHTNLSNARNQGHFIIGSLIDACLLGKGPINVDVKMHDVIRDMALWIAGESEKEKFFAKSGVQLKEQPKAKKWEEVTRMSLMENQIENLTEILECPNLQTLFLGRNDLKVIMDDFFNFMPMLRVLDLSHNKKLEEFPVGIAKLVSLEHLNLSWTGIKKLPVELKTLAKLKYLNLEWTVDLERIPQQLISSFSKLQVLKMEGCGFGCLVLEEMEHLQYLNVLTLTFTCASELEKASRFNKFFSCAIEHVSLLGFRDSRSLNIMALAKLQNLCTLRLLSCMDLEEVKIERNIVEGAGCFHSLRYVTVDKCNHLKDVSWVTFAPHLEQLYILECQGLEEIISEEKLGEVAELKGNSNLFSKLERLALYHLHKLSTIYCHPLPFPQLLEVCIMECPMLKKLPLNSNSAKGQRLIIEGEEGWWKDVGWEDESTKIAFLPTFKPLIL